The Streptomyces halobius genomic interval CGTAGGGCGGCGAGCCAGGACGGCGAGGAAGTGCTCAACTACGCCGAGTGGGAGGACATGTCGGCATGGCGGGAATGCGTCACGCGCGGAGCTTCCGCCGAGCTGGGTTCGCGTCCGCGACCTGCGCCAGGCCGACCGGCTCGATGCCGGGGAAGAAGTCGCCGTAATCGGCCAGCGCCTCGGTGAAGACCGTCGGGCTGACGGCGTTCACCCGCTGCGGCGCGATATCGAGCGCGGCAGCCCGTACGAAGCCGTCGACCGCGCCATTGGCCATCGCCGCGGCGCTCGCCGTCGGAACCGGATCACGCGAGAGCACCCCGGTGATCAGCGTGAACGAACCACGCTCGGCGATCCGTCCGGTCCCCTGCCGCACCAGCTCGATCTGGCTGAACACCTTCCCGAGGAAGCCGGCCCGGTAGTCGTCGGCGGTCATCGCACCGACCGGCTTGTACGGCACATAGCCGGCCGCGCTCGCCACCGCGTCCAGGTGCCCGGCCCGCTCGATGGCCCGGTCGTACGCCTCCGCGACCTGGGCGGGGTCGGTCATGTCCAGGCGGAGGTCCCCGGAGGTGCGGCCGACGGTGATGAGGTCATGGCCACGCGCGGACAGCGTCTTGTGGACGGCGGTACCGAGCCGTCCGGAGGCTCCGATCAGCAGAATCTTCATGCCCTCGACGCTAGGCGGCAGGCCGCGGACCAGGGAAATGCCGTTCGCGGCGGCATCTATGCTGGGAAGGTATGAATGACCGAGCGCTACAGCGGACTCCGGATCCGAGCGGGCCCGGATCATGAACATCGAGCTGCGGCATCTGCGCGCCCTGGCCGCCATCGGCGACGCGGGCACCATCACCGGCGCCGCCGCCGAGCTGCGGATCAGCCAGCCCGCCCTCTCCCGCACCCTCGACCAGCTGGAGCGTCGGGTCGGCGGCACCCTCGTCGAGCGCACCACCCGCAGCCTGCGGCTGACCGAGACGGGGCGGCGGCTGTGCGAGCAGGCCCACCGCATCCTGGCCGAGCTCGACGAGGCACTCGCCGAGGCCCGCTCCGGGGCCCGCCCGCTGCGGGTCGGCTTCGCCTGGGCGGCGCTCGGCGCGTACACCGTCCCACTGCTGCGCGACTGGCGCCGAGCACACCCCGACACCCCGGCCGAGGTGCACCGGCTCGACGACCCGGAGACGGCGCTACGCCGCGGCGAGGTCGATGTGGCCTTCCTCCGGACGGAACCGGCCGACGACGGGGCACTGATCACCGTGCCGTTGTACGAGGAGCCCCGGCTCGCCGCCGTGTGCGAGGGCGATCCGCTGGCCGGGCGGGCCGCTGTCGAGCTGGCCGATCTCGCCGGACGCACCATCGCCCTGTGCGCGACGGCGAGCACCACCACCGCCGAACTGTGGCCCACGGAGCGACGGCCACGGACCACGGTGGAGGTGACCAATGTGGACGAATGGCTCACCGTGATCGCCACGGGGGAGGCGGTCGGGGTCACCGCGGAGGCCACCGGGCACACCCACCCGCACCCTGGTGTCCGCTACGTACCGATCACCGACGCCCCGCACATCACCGTCCGAGCGGCGCGGCGGCGCGACCCCCACCCGGAGGGGGGCGCGTTCATCGAACGCGCACTGCACGTCATCGCCTGAATGTCCGCTGCGCTTTGCCTGCGCCCCACGTTTTTGACTGTCCCGCCGTTGCACCTGCGGTGGGCTGTTGCCGCTGCGCGTGGTTTTTCGGCAGCGGTGCCCGATCCCCGGACTCCGTCCTGCGGACCGGCACCTCCCGAAGGGGTGGGGAATAGACGGTGGGGGTACACGTAGCCGGTCGTCTGCCCCCTGTGGAAACGATCGCAGACACCCGACAGACCACATGTGCCCCACCGGCCCTCTTTCCACCCACCGTCGGGAGGGGCCGCTCCGCAGGACGGAGTCCGGAGGAGCGGCACCGCACCCGAAGAACCCCCGCCCGCCGCAGGCGAGCCCCTCACGGCGGGCCGGCCGACAACGGCGAGCAACCAAGCCGGGCTCAAACCGTCAGGACCACCTTGCCGAACAGCTCCCCCTCCTCCATCCGCACAAACCCCTCCCGCGCCCGCCCCAACGGCAGCACCGTGTCGATGACCGGCCGCACCCCCTTCGCCGCGCAGAAGCTCAGCAGCGACCCCAGCTCCTCCTTGGAGCCCATCGTGGAACCCACCACCTTCAGCTCCAGGAAGAAGATCCGGTTCAGTTCGGTGCGTTCGGGGTGGAAGCCACTCGTGGCGCCCGAAATGACCAGGGTGCCGCCGGGCTTGAGCGACTTGACGGAGTGCGACCAGGTGGCGGCGCCCACCGTCTCGATCACCGCGTCCACCCGCTGCGGCAGCCGCTCGCCGCTGGCGAACGCCGCCTCCGCGCCCAGCTCTTCGGCGCGCTTGCGCTTGGCCTCGTCCCGGCTGGTGGCGAAGACCCGCAGCCCGGCGGCGGCGCCGAGCACGATCGCGGCGGTCGCGACGCCGCCGCCGGCGCCCTGCACCAGGACGCTGTCCCCGGGCCGTACGCCCGCGTTGGTGAACAGCATCCGGTACGCGGTCAGCCAGGCGGTGGGCAGGCAGGCGGCCTCCTCGAAGGACAGCTCCTTCGGCTTGGGCAGCACATTCCAGGTGGGGACCGCGACCTGCTCGGCGAAGGTGCCCTGGTAGCGCTCGGTGAGGATGGAGCGCGGTTCGCCGGGGGCGACGCCGTGGCCGGTCTGGCCGATGACGGAGTGCAGGACGACCTCGTTGCCGTCCGCGTCGACGCCGGCGGCGTCACAGCCGAGGATCATCGGCAGGGACGCTTCGGTGATGCCGACGCCGCGGAGTGTCCACAGGTCGTGGTGGTTGAGGGAGGCGGCCTTGACGTTGACGGTCGTCCAGCCGGGGCGTGCCTCGGGGGCCGGACGCTCCCCCAGTTCAAGGCCGTTGAGCGGCTGGTCACGGTCGATGCGGGCGGCGTAGGCAGCAAACATGATCCCAACGTAGGCCCGTGGGGCCCGCCGCGGTACCGGACACAGGTGTGACACGCGCCGCGCCGGAAAGCGGGCCCGGCCCGCACCGTTGAGAGGTGCGGGCCCGGCCCCTGACCCAGGGGACGCCGTACGCCGCCCTGCAGGACGCCACACATCGCGCCCCACCAGGCTCCGTACGCCGCCCTAGAGGCCGCCGTACGTCCCGCTCACCGCCGGGCGACCCCCTCCGCCCGCGCCGCCGCCGCGACCGCGGCGGTCACCGCCGGTGCGACGCGCTCGTCGAACGGCGACGGGATGACACGGTCGGCGCCGAGCTCGTCGGCGACGACGGCCGCCAGCGCCTCGGCCGCGGCGAGCTTCATGCCCTCCGAGATCCGCGAGGCGCGCACCTGGAGAGCGCCGGCGAAGATGCCGGGGAAGGCCAGCACGTTGTTGATCTGGTTCGGGTAGTCGCTGCGCCCGGTGGCGACGACGGCCGCGTACTTGTGGGCGACGTCGGGGTGGATCTCCGGGGTCGGGTTGGCCATGGCGAAGATCAGCGCGTCCTTCGCCATCTTCGCCACCGCCTCCTCCGGCACCGTGCCGCCGGAGACCCCGATGAACACGTCCGCGCCGTCCAGCGCGGATTCCAGCGAGCCGGACAGCCCCGCCTTGTTGGTGAAGCCGGCCACCTCGCGCTTGACGTCGGTGAGGTCACCGCGGTCCGTCGAGACGACGCCCTTGCGGTCGCAGACCGCGACATCGCCGATGCCGGCCTCGATGAGGATCTTGGCGATGGCGACGCCCGCCGCACCGGCGCCCGAGATGACCGCCCGCAGCTGGCCGAGCGTCCGGCCGGTGAGCTGGGCGGCGTTGCGCAGCGCCGCCAGGGTGACGATGGCGGTGCCGTGCTGGTCGTCGTGGAAGACCGGGATGTCCAGCCGCTCCTGGAGCCGGCGCTCGATCTCGAAGCACCGGGGGGCCGAGATGTCCTCCAGGTTGACCCCGCCGAAGGACGGCGCCATCCGGACGACGGTCTCCACGATCTCGTCGGTGTCGGTGGTGCCGAGCGCGATCGGCACCGCGTCCACACCGCCGAACTGCTTGAAGAGGATGGCCTTGCCCTCCATCACCGGAAGGGATGCCTCCGGGCCGATGTCGCCCAGACCCAGCACCGCGGTGCCGTCCGTGACCACGGCGACGACCTGGGACTTCCAGGTGTAGTCGTGGACCAGCTCGGGCCGCTCGGCGATGGCGCTGCACACCTTGGCGACGCCCGGCGTGTACGCGAGGGACAGATCGTCCTTGTCGCGGACCGGGACGGTCGCCTGGATGGCCATCTTGCCGCCGCGATGCAGTGCGAAGGCCGGATCGAAGGGGGCTTCATCCGAGCCCGTGTCCGACTCCGCGTCCGATGTGCTGTCGCTGCGAGGATTGACGATCTCCGCTGCCACTTCTTGTCCAACCCCTTAATCGAAAACAGTTGAGGGTGACCACTCCCTGGTTGAGGGGTGGGCGGGCACCGCGTCCGGATCCCTGCCCGACGGATGGCCGCCGCGCGGGGGGAGGTACGGACGCCGGGCGCGCCGCACACGCGCCCTGAGCCCCGGATGAGGGGTGTAACGAACATTTCTACCGGACGGGCGCGGGCACCGACGAGTCAGATTCATTACTCTCGGGTTCAAGGTTCCGGCATTGACGGCGAAACACACAAAAAACGCGAAGACTCAAGCACAGGTTGTCCGAAATCCGAGACAACCCCGAGGCTTCCGCAGCTCTGGCGCAAACTGCCGTCCCCGGTCTCCCTGGGACAACCTGGGCCATATCCGGGGCGCGGCCGTCCGTTATCCGATTTTGACCTGCGCACCAGTCCGAATATCGGAGTCCGGATGGCAGGATTCCGTAACCAACCGAGGTCGCGACGCCCGAAGGTGTGTGCCCGGCCCTTCTCATTGGCGTGTCGCTCAGGACTCGTCGGCTTCTCCATCCGCAGGAGGATCAGCATGACCGCAAGCACCACCCGTCGCTCGGCCGCCGGCAGGCGTCGCCCGGCCGTTGCCGCCACGGCGGCGGTCGCCGCCTCGCTGCTGCTGCTCAGCGCGTGTGGCGACCAGACGGACGCGGCCATCGCCAAGCGGGAGGCGCAGAAGAACCGCGATGTCAATGCGCCGCTCTTCAAGAAGCTTCCCCAGAGCGTGCAGGAGAAGGGCCTGCTCCAGGTCGGCGCGGACATCACGTACAAGCCGGTGGAGTTCCGCAGCAACGGCAAGGTCGTGGGCATCGACCCGGACCTGGCGGCGGCGATGGAAAAGGAGCTGGGCGTCAAGCTCAACTTCAACAACGCCACCTTCGACACCCTTATGGGTGGCCTGAAGTCCGAGCGCTATGACATCGCGATGTCGGCGATGACGGACACCAAGGAACGCCAGCAGGGCATCGACGGCAGCACCGGCAAGAAGATCGGCGAAGGCGTCGACTTCATCGACTATTTGAATGTCGGCGTCTCGCTCTACACCCAAAAAGGCAAGACCAAGGGCATCGACGGCTGGGAAACGCTGTGCGGAAAGACGATCGCGGTGCAGCGCGGCACGGTCTCGCACGACCTGGCCAAAGACAAGTCGAAGAAGTGCGAGTCGAACGGTGGGAAGGCCATCGCGATCGAGGCCTTCGACAACGACTCCGAGGCCCAGACCCGGCTGCGCACCGGCGGTGTGGACGCCGTCTCCAGCGACTACCCGGTCGCGGCGTACGCGGTGAAGGTCTCCGGCGGGGGCAAGGACTTCCAGATGGTCGGCGGCGCCCCGCTCAAGGCGGCGCCGTACGGCATCGCGGTCCCCAAGGGCCACGCGCAGCTGCGCGACGCGCTCAAGGCCGCCCTGGAGAACACGATCAAGAACGGCGCGTACGCCGAGGTCCTCAAGAAGTGGGACGTCAAGGACGCCGCGGTCAAGGAAGTGAAGGTCAATGGCGGCTCCTGAGCCGCCGCCCGCCGCTTCCCCTGCCCTCCGCGCCACTCCCGTCCGAACGCTGAAAGGCAACATCCGTGTCAGTTGACGTCGACAAGTCGGCCCAGCCACCGGCGGACGCCCCGCCGCCGCCAGAGGCCATCAAGGCCATTCCCGTCCGCCACTACGGGCGCTGGGTCGCGGCGGTCGTCGTACTCGCGCTCCTCGCGCTGCTCGTCCGGGCCTTCGCCAGCGGGAACGTGAACTGGGACGCCATCCCGCAGTACCTGTTCAACTGGGACATCCTCAAGGGCCTGCGCAACACGCTCCTGATCACCGTGCTGTCGATGATCATCGGCGTGGTGCTCGGGGTGATCCTGGCCGTGATGCGCCAGTCCAAGAACCCGGTGACGTCGAGCGTCGCGTGGGGGTACATCTGGTTCTTCCGCGGCACACCCGTCTACGTCCAGCTGTTCCTCTGGTTCAACCTCGGCCTGGTCTTCCAGTACATCGACATCATGCCGATCTACAAGGACGAGTGGACGGACTTCATGACGCCGTTCATGGCCGCCCTGCTGGGCCTGGGCCTGAACGAGGCGGCGTACATGGCGGAGATCTGCCGGGCCGGCCTCAACTCCGTCGACGAGGGGCAGACCGAGGCGGCGCACGCGCTGGGCATGAGCCACGGCAGGACGCTGCGCCGGATCATCGTGCCGCAGGCGATGCGGGTGATCGTGCCGCCGACCGGCAACGAGGTCATCAACATGCTCAAGACCTCCTCACTGGTCATCGCCGTCCAGTACTACGATTTGCTGCAGGCCGCACAGAACGTCGGACGTGACTCCGGCGTCGTCGTCGAGATGCTGATCCTCGCCGCCATCTGGTACCTGATCGCCACGACGGTGCTGAGCATCGGCCAGTACTACCTGGAGCGCTACTACGCCCGCGGCTCCAGCCGCCAGCTCCCGCTCACCCCGCTGCAGCGCGCCAAGGCGAAGCTGTCCGGGCTCAACCGCCCCAACGGAGGTGCCGCATGACCGCCAGCACGACCAACACCGGCACGAGCGGCGGCCCGATGGTGAAGGCCGAGGGCGTCCACAAGTCCTTCGGCGCGGCTCACATCCTCAAGGGCATCGACCTGGAAGTGGCGCCCCGTGAGGTCTTCTGCCTGATCGGGCCGTCCGGCTCCGGCAAGTCGACGTTCCTGCGCTGTATCAACCACCTGGAGAAGATCAACGCCGGGCGGCTGTCCGTCGACGGCGAACTGGTCGGCTACCGGGAGCACAAGGGCAAGCTCTACGAGCTGCGCGACAAGGAGGTCGCCGCCCGCCGCCGGGACATCGGCATGGTCTTCCAGCGCTTCAACCTCTTCCCGCACATGACCGCGCTGGAGAACATCATCGAGGCGCCGGTCCAGGTCAAGGGCGAGTCCAAGTCGGTCGCCCGCGAGCGCGCGACCAAGCTGCTGGACCGCGTCGGCCTGGCCGACAAGGCCGGCAACTACCCCTCGCAGCTCTCCGGCGGTCAGCAGCAGCGGGTCGCCATCGCCCGCGCGCTGGCGATGCAGCCGAAGCTGATGCTCTTCGACGAGCCGACCTCGGCCCTCGACCCGGAGCTGGTCGGCGACGTCCTGGACGTCATGAAGGACCTGGCCGCGGACGGGATGACGATGATCGTCGTCACCCATGAGATGGGCTTCGCCCGCGAGGTCGGCGACTCGCTGGTCTTCATGGACGACGGTGTGGTGGTGGAATCCGGCCACCCGCGCGAGGTGCTCGGCAACCCGCAGCACGAGCGGACGAAGTCGTTCCTGTCGAAGGTGCTGTAAGGCGGGATATCGGAGGCTCGGTATCGCGTCGTGCCGAATGTTCGGCTGCGCGTCATACCGATGGTCCGGTGATGCGTCGTGCCGAAGATTCGGTAACCCGTCGTCGGCGGTGCTCGCCGGCGCTGCGGATGGTCTCCGTGGCGCCGGCGGGCACCGCCGTTTCCGGCTCCGGCCCGGCTGTCGTCCGACCCGGCTGCTCGGCTGCTTCAGGCCCAGCACCATCGCATCCGTGGGCGAGGCCCACACCGGCCGCGGCCTCGGCGAAGCCGGACTCGCGCAGCACCTGGGCCTGAAGGGCATGGGAGATACCCCCATGGCGGCGTTGATCCGCGGTGTCGACTCCTCGGGCATGTGATCGGCGTTCATGAAGACCCCGCCGTCAGCAGCGCGGGATCGAGGTCCACCCCGCACTCGCGGCCCTCGGGAACCGCTTCGGCAGCCGGTCGGAGATACTGCCGGTACCGCACGCGAGATCCAGGACCCGGGGCGCGGGGCCCACCAATGCCTCGACCTTCCCCGTAGCCATGGGGTGCCCCTGCGCCGTTCAGGCGCGGGGGGAGGCATGGGGGGGGGCAGCCCACCCAGCATCGCCCGGAACCGCTCCTCACGGGCGGGCATGTACCACTCCTGCTGCCGGCCCCACTGTCCTGCCACGCCCGCCGATCGGCGCCGGCCACGGCCTCGGTCGTCATAAGCCCTCCCACCCGTACTACGCTGGTAATACCCACACGCGAAAAATGCCTATTACTGCATGTCCGCACTCCGTACCTCAGACCGCCCCGGTAAGGAAAAGAAGTGGAACTCGCCTACTACTCGGACTACGCCGTGCGGCTCGTCAACACCGAGCAGCCCGAGCGCGGCGGCGACACCCTCACCTCGGTCGAGGCCGTCCGCGACCTCTTCGGCATCGCCCAGCAGGGCGCCCGGCGCGCGACCGACAGCGATGTGACCCGGCTGCGCACGGTCCGCTCCCGGCTGCGCGCCGTCTTCGAGGCCGCGGACGCGGGCGACGAGGTGCTGGCCGTCGACCTCCTCAACGCCCTGATGATGGAGTTCCCGGTCAGCCCGCAGATCTCCGGCCATGAACTCCGGGACGACGACGGCCGCCCCGACTGGCATCTGCACATCGCCGAGAACGCCGCCAACGCCACCGCCGGCTTCACCGCCACCGCCTGCATGGGCCTGGCCTTCCATCTCACCGAACTGGGCGTCGACCGGCTGGGCATCTGCGAGGCACGCCCCTGCCGCAACGCCTACCTCGACACCTCGACCAACCGCTCCCGGCGCTACTGCTCCGACCGCTGCGCCACCCGTGCCAACGTCGCCGCCTACCGCGCCCGCAAACGCCTGGAGAGCGAACGATCCGCCCGTACCGTCCGGACCGAGGAGAGCGCCCAGGAGGCCAGCGCACGCGGCGACCGCTGAACCCCGCGCGGCGGCCGCACCCGCAACCAGGCGCGGGCGATGACCAGTTCGTCTGGAATTGCCCCGAATTCCCGGCTGTCGTGCTCGACGTACGGATTGTCGCCCCGCACCCACCAGCCGCCGTCCCGCCGCTCCACGACCCGCTTGACGATCAGCAGCTCCTGACGGAACGGATGGCGCAGCACCACCACATCACCGGGCCGCACCGTCGCGCCGTACTGCACCACCAACTGGTCGCCCGGCCGCAGCGTCGGCACCATCGACGGGTTGTAGACCTCGGCAACACCGAACGCGCGCAGCAGCCCGCCACGCTCGTGCACCTGCTCCGGCATCCCGTACCTCCCGGCCTTGCCCCGCTCCGCCCCGCTCACCGGTCCATCCTCCATCAGTCCCGGCCCGACACTGGACTTTTGCCCTAAGACCCCCGGGCCACCCGAGAAAAGCCTTCCCGTACCGAGTAATCTCGCACCTGAGAAGACGATCACGAGGAAGGATTGAACATGCTTTCCCGCCTGTTCGCCCCCAAGGTCAAGGTCAGCGCCCACTGCGACCTGCCCTGCGGCGTGTACGACCCCGCCCAGGCCCGTATCGAGGCCGAGTCGGTCAAGGCCGTCCAGGAGAAGTACCAGGCCAACGAGGACCCGGACTTCCGCACCCGCGCGATCCTCATCAAGGAGCAGCGCGCCGAGCTGGCCAAGCACCATGTCTCGGTGCTGTGGAGCGACTACTTCAAGCCCCCGCACTTCGAGAAGTACCCGGAGCTGCACCAGCTGGTCAACGAGACCCTCAAGGCCCTCAGCGCCGCCAAGGGTTCCAACGACCCGGCGACCGGCCAGAAGGCGCTGGACTACATCGCCCAGATCGACAAGATCTTCTGGGAGACCAAGAAGGCCTGACCAGGGCTCAGGCGCTCCGGCCCGCCCGTCCGCGGGCCTTCTCGCCGCTTCGTCCGCACCCGGTTCGCCAGCTGCCACCCCTTCGGGGTGGGGTGGCGGGCGGGTGCGGTCTTTTGCGCTGACCGCGACCGACGGGCCGTTCGCCCCGTGCCCGCTGGGACCAGCTGCTGATCCGTCGCGGTCTCACCGCCCTCGCGCGCGCCGAGGAGCTGGGCGGCACGGTCGGCCCGAACGCCCTGCAGGCCGCGGTCGCCGCCTGTCACGCGCGGGCGCGCACCGCCGAGGAGACGGACCGGCCGCGGATCACGGTGCTGTACGAGGCTCCCCATAGCCTGAACGCCATGGGGACCCCCATCGCAGGTCGCGCCGTCCCCGGTGGTGGAGCTGAATCGCGCGGTCGCGGTGGCGATGGCGCTCGGGCCCGAGCAGGGCCGGCCGTGGCCCTAGGTCGCCACCGGCAGCGGCCCGTCATGCCGGACCAGCCACTCGCGATACGCCACGCTCGCCCAGGCGACCTCCATATACGCCGAGGTCAGGTCGGCGAAGAGGGCTTCGGCCGGGGCGGCCGGGGGGCCGTCCTGGCGGCAGGCCATGAAGAGCCGGACGGCCAGCGGATCGCCGTGCAACGGGCGGACGGCCATACCGGGCCGGACCCGGGCGGACGGCTGGCAGGGGGTGACCACCTCTCCGGCGGTGACAAGATCGACGGCGGTGAGGTAATCGCCGTGCACCACCCGGGGGTTGATACCGGCCGCGCTCCAGATACGGCGCAGCCCGGCCCACTCGCCGTCCACCGTCGGGTCCACCATCCACTGGTCGTCGGCGAGATCCGCCACCCGGACGACCGACTGCTGGGCGGCCGGATGGTTGGCCGCCAGCGCGATGAACTGGGGCTCCCTGGCCAGGAGCTCATGCTCGACCAGGCCGCCGGGGACCCGCAGCGGGGCGCCCTCGACCTCGTGCACGAAGGCGACGTCGAGCTGCCCCGAAGCGACCATCTGAAGCAGGGCATTTGCGGACACATCAACCTTTATCGTGGTGTCCGTCTCCGGCAGGCGGACCCGCAACCGACGCAGCCAGCCGGCGACGGCGCGGCTGCTGGTGCTGCCGATACGCAGCCGGGCACCCTGTTCGCGTACGGATGCCGTCGCGATCTCCTCAACGAGGGCGCGCATTTCGGCCACTATGGGGCGGGCCCTGGAGAGCACCGAATGCCCCAGGGCGGTGGGCCGGCTGCCGCTCGGTTCGCGGAAGAAGAGCTGGCCTCCGAGGGCCTTCTCGATGCGGCGGAGCTGGGTCGTCAAGGAAGGCTGCGTCATCCCCAACTGCCGGGCGGCCTTGCGTACGCTGCCGGAGTCGGCGATGGCGCACAACGCGCGAAGGTGCCTCACCTCTAGCTCCACCCAGGGAGCATAACGACGGAGGCATACGTCACACCAGACTCTCAAACCTGTGTGAATCTGCTCTTTTTCATGACCTGTTCACAGGTATTGCCTGACGCTATCGCCACCTGGCATCTCCGCCGCACGGGTGAACTCCGTCCAGACTCATCGGCACCAAGAAATCCGCAGGGCCCCGGCCGCCGCCCCACACGGCGGCCGTACGGCCCTCGGAAATTAAGGAGCCCCCACATGAGATCTCCCAAGAAGGCGCTGTCGGCGGCGCTCGGACTGGGCCTCGCTGCCGCGCTCGCATCCGCGGCACCGGTTTCGGCAGCTTCCCCCTCCTCGCACACCGATTCCCCCCGGAGCAGCCCCGCCTCCATCGCCGCCTACCAGGGTTCGGCCGCTGACAAGGCCGACACGAAGGCGTTCTTCGAGGCCGTCATGAAGGCGGCCAAGGCGAAGCTGAAGGCGCACCCGAACGCGGCCTCGGTCACCGTCACCTACGACGCCAGCGCGGCCCCGACGTTCGCCGGCCAGATAGCGCAAAGCACGTCCATCTGGAACAGCGCCGTGCGGAACGTCAAGCTGCAGGAAGGCAGCGGCGGCGACTTCCAGTACCGCGAGGGCAACGACCCGCGCGGCTCGTACGCGAGCACCGACGGTCACGGCAAGGGCTTCATATTCCTGGACTACCGGCAGAACCAGGAATACAACTCGACCCGGGTGACGGCGCACGAGACCGGCCATGTGCTGGGTCTGCCGGACCACTACCAGGGTCCGTGCAGCGAGCTGATGTCCGGCGGCGGCCCCGGCCCGTCCTGCCAGAACGCCCAGCCGGACGCGAACGAGCGCGCCCGGGTGGAGCAGCTCTGGGCCAACGGCCTGGCAGACCTTCGCTCCGGCAAGGTCTCCTGAGATACGGCGAAGGCTTGCGGCGCCCTGACCAGGCTCGCTGAGGGTGGTCAGGGTCTGCCCACGGCCTGCGGCTGACGGGGGCCGGTACCTGGCGGCCGGCTCCCGTATCCCCACCAGCCGCACTCCCTGGCCTTCGCTCACGCGGTGGGGCTCTTCGGAGCCCCACCGCTTGCTGTTGCAGGAGCCCCGGTGCCACAGGGGGGCATCGGGGCCCCTACAACCACCCGTTCCGCTTGAAGCCGCGGTGGATCACCCAGCAGGCCACGACGGTGAACACCATTACCAGCGGATATCCGAACGTCCAGCGCTTCTCCGGCATATGGTCGAAATTCATGCCGTAAATGCCGCAGACCATGGTCGGTACGGCCAGGATCGCGACCCAGGCGCTGATCCGGCGCATGTCCTCGTTCTGGGCGACGGTGACCTGGGCCAGATGCGCCTGCAGTATCGAGTTGAGCAGTTCGTCGAAGGCGGTGATCTGCTCGGTGACCCCGTCGAGATGGTCGGAGACGTCCCGGAAGTATGTCTTGATCCGTGGGT includes:
- a CDS encoding short chain dehydrogenase, translating into MKILLIGASGRLGTAVHKTLSARGHDLITVGRTSGDLRLDMTDPAQVAEAYDRAIERAGHLDAVASAAGYVPYKPVGAMTADDYRAGFLGKVFSQIELVRQGTGRIAERGSFTLITGVLSRDPVPTASAAAMANGAVDGFVRAAALDIAPQRVNAVSPTVFTEALADYGDFFPGIEPVGLAQVADANPARRKLRA
- a CDS encoding amino acid ABC transporter ATP-binding protein produces the protein MVKAEGVHKSFGAAHILKGIDLEVAPREVFCLIGPSGSGKSTFLRCINHLEKINAGRLSVDGELVGYREHKGKLYELRDKEVAARRRDIGMVFQRFNLFPHMTALENIIEAPVQVKGESKSVARERATKLLDRVGLADKAGNYPSQLSGGQQQRVAIARALAMQPKLMLFDEPTSALDPELVGDVLDVMKDLAADGMTMIVVTHEMGFAREVGDSLVFMDDGVVVESGHPREVLGNPQHERTKSFLSKVL
- a CDS encoding ABC transporter substrate-binding protein, with amino-acid sequence MTASTTRRSAAGRRRPAVAATAAVAASLLLLSACGDQTDAAIAKREAQKNRDVNAPLFKKLPQSVQEKGLLQVGADITYKPVEFRSNGKVVGIDPDLAAAMEKELGVKLNFNNATFDTLMGGLKSERYDIAMSAMTDTKERQQGIDGSTGKKIGEGVDFIDYLNVGVSLYTQKGKTKGIDGWETLCGKTIAVQRGTVSHDLAKDKSKKCESNGGKAIAIEAFDNDSEAQTRLRTGGVDAVSSDYPVAAYAVKVSGGGKDFQMVGGAPLKAAPYGIAVPKGHAQLRDALKAALENTIKNGAYAEVLKKWDVKDAAVKEVKVNGGS
- a CDS encoding LysR family transcriptional regulator translates to MNIELRHLRALAAIGDAGTITGAAAELRISQPALSRTLDQLERRVGGTLVERTTRSLRLTETGRRLCEQAHRILAELDEALAEARSGARPLRVGFAWAALGAYTVPLLRDWRRAHPDTPAEVHRLDDPETALRRGEVDVAFLRTEPADDGALITVPLYEEPRLAAVCEGDPLAGRAAVELADLAGRTIALCATASTTTAELWPTERRPRTTVEVTNVDEWLTVIATGEAVGVTAEATGHTHPHPGVRYVPITDAPHITVRAARRRDPHPEGGAFIERALHVIA
- the sodX gene encoding nickel-type superoxide dismutase maturation protease, with product MPEQVHERGGLLRAFGVAEVYNPSMVPTLRPGDQLVVQYGATVRPGDVVVLRHPFRQELLIVKRVVERRDGGWWVRGDNPYVEHDSREFGAIPDELVIARAWLRVRPPRGVQRSPRALASWALSSVRTVRADRSLSRRLRAR
- a CDS encoding zinc-binding dehydrogenase, whose protein sequence is MFAAYAARIDRDQPLNGLELGERPAPEARPGWTTVNVKAASLNHHDLWTLRGVGITEASLPMILGCDAAGVDADGNEVVLHSVIGQTGHGVAPGEPRSILTERYQGTFAEQVAVPTWNVLPKPKELSFEEAACLPTAWLTAYRMLFTNAGVRPGDSVLVQGAGGGVATAAIVLGAAAGLRVFATSRDEAKRKRAEELGAEAAFASGERLPQRVDAVIETVGAATWSHSVKSLKPGGTLVISGATSGFHPERTELNRIFFLELKVVGSTMGSKEELGSLLSFCAAKGVRPVIDTVLPLGRAREGFVRMEEGELFGKVVLTV
- a CDS encoding NAD(P)-dependent malic enzyme, with product MAAEIVNPRSDSTSDAESDTGSDEAPFDPAFALHRGGKMAIQATVPVRDKDDLSLAYTPGVAKVCSAIAERPELVHDYTWKSQVVAVVTDGTAVLGLGDIGPEASLPVMEGKAILFKQFGGVDAVPIALGTTDTDEIVETVVRMAPSFGGVNLEDISAPRCFEIERRLQERLDIPVFHDDQHGTAIVTLAALRNAAQLTGRTLGQLRAVISGAGAAGVAIAKILIEAGIGDVAVCDRKGVVSTDRGDLTDVKREVAGFTNKAGLSGSLESALDGADVFIGVSGGTVPEEAVAKMAKDALIFAMANPTPEIHPDVAHKYAAVVATGRSDYPNQINNVLAFPGIFAGALQVRASRISEGMKLAAAEALAAVVADELGADRVIPSPFDERVAPAVTAAVAAAARAEGVARR
- a CDS encoding amino acid ABC transporter permease; its protein translation is MSVDVDKSAQPPADAPPPPEAIKAIPVRHYGRWVAAVVVLALLALLVRAFASGNVNWDAIPQYLFNWDILKGLRNTLLITVLSMIIGVVLGVILAVMRQSKNPVTSSVAWGYIWFFRGTPVYVQLFLWFNLGLVFQYIDIMPIYKDEWTDFMTPFMAALLGLGLNEAAYMAEICRAGLNSVDEGQTEAAHALGMSHGRTLRRIIVPQAMRVIVPPTGNEVINMLKTSSLVIAVQYYDLLQAAQNVGRDSGVVVEMLILAAIWYLIATTVLSIGQYYLERYYARGSSRQLPLTPLQRAKAKLSGLNRPNGGAA
- a CDS encoding CGNR zinc finger domain-containing protein, whose amino-acid sequence is MELAYYSDYAVRLVNTEQPERGGDTLTSVEAVRDLFGIAQQGARRATDSDVTRLRTVRSRLRAVFEAADAGDEVLAVDLLNALMMEFPVSPQISGHELRDDDGRPDWHLHIAENAANATAGFTATACMGLAFHLTELGVDRLGICEARPCRNAYLDTSTNRSRRYCSDRCATRANVAAYRARKRLESERSARTVRTEESAQEASARGDR